The Denticeps clupeoides chromosome 4, fDenClu1.1, whole genome shotgun sequence genome segment AGCGACCGCGGTCACCAGTCGGGCTCTGAAGGTAAGCGGTTTGCGCATGCGCAACGCGATTAACCAAATCTCCTAAAGCTACTTTTATTCTGCTGCTATTTTTGGACCATGCCAATTTACTCTATTTACGTTCAAATTCACGtgacaaaagtaaaaataaataaataaacaacaaacaaacaaacatatatatatatatatatatatatatatatatatatatatatatatatatatatatatatatatatatataaaacagtattACAGTCTGTATAATACAGCATTTTGTCTCAACtgctgaaaaaagaaacagaaaacaacAGGATCCTAAAGGTTTTTTCAGTACAATATTCTCAAAATTGTATtactgtttattacattttaagacTGTTTCAGTACAAATGAAGGGCTGATATTTAAGATATATCAGGGTATTTTAATGAgcaatttgttcatttaatcACTCTTGAAGCAGGTATGACAGGAGGAGGAGTTGGACATGGTCAGAGCTGTGTGGATCATCTGTCTCCTCACTTCATAGCATCCATATGCAAATACCCGGCCAGGTTTCCAGTGCACACTTCATTACATGCAGTGAAAAGACACAAAATGATCTCACAacaacccacaatgcacctccCCCATGTCTACACAGGTCCATAAATTGAAACAATGATCAATACAAAGCCTATATCGGTTTAAGGAAAACAATCAGAATAGAAAAAAGGACAAGAAGGGTCTGAGTAAAACATATTAGACATGCAATGGGGCAATAAGCTGCTAAACTAGTGTTCCATCTTCAGTTGTGGTAGACCCAATTCTCCCATAGGGGCTCACACTGCAGTACATTCCCATGAAGCAGTATCTATAGGTTTAAACTGATCATTGTTCACAATATTGATATACAACAGACAACTTATAAGGTAATCTACCTAATCGTGGGATTTTCCACAATTTAGTAACATGTCCTCTCTTTTAAGGACGTAGATGTTCATGTTGGATGCGTCATGCAGAGTGGACCCAGTGGGGTTTTTAGTTAGAGGTATTTTGGGGATACATTTATAACAGTTGGATGATAGACTTTGTTCATTTCTGAGTATGCCGATGTATGTCAGTCTTCACTTTGCTCACACTTTGGTGAACATGCACGTCATGAGgcatatgatgtgtgtgtgtggcatctCCAGCTTCTTCCTTTTTGTTGTGAGGTTGTGCATCCGTGCTGATTTTAGATGCCGTTGCATTTTTCATGCTGGATTCTGCAGTGGATTCAGTGCTGTTGGTCACGTTTCCACCAAGAGCTTCCTGCAGGGTGGCATTATGCTGACCGTATTTAAAATGCAATGGGATGGTGTTGTTGGCATACAACTGAAGGAAAAAGAATACATGGGTTATGATCAAATTCTActgtttttagcaaaaatgGCTAAGGTTACAAAAATAATGTCAATACGTACTGAACAATTCCCACAGATATCCTTAAAATATGTAGCCAGTATAGCAGCCTCCACGTAAGGAAAGTGAAGGTAACTATATGGCAGGACAATGTGGAATGTCAGTCGCCCGCATCTGCATGTGTAatacaatgtgggaaaaagGATCAGTGGTTACCCAGTCACCCATGCAAATTAACATTAACGGTTGCGCTGTACCGGTCATAAACCAGAAAATCATCTTTGTCTCCCTCCAGTGCCTCCCAGACGTCCTCCTGCATTGGGGACTGCTGGTAGACTGGGATTGCGGCTGCTGTTCTCCTCTTCAGCTCCCAGTACATGGCTCTGGACAGCGCCTCCTGCTCGTTCACGATGAGGAAGGACACATCGGTCACCCTCCGTCGTGCGAGCTTGTCACGCAAGCTTCCCAGCCTGATGAACATAAATACTTCATTACTCAGATTTACTGTGTTCATCCCTTAATTATTCCTGCATGTCTATAAATTACTATGCATAAGACAAAAACTGCCATAGTACAATCATGGATACATAATGACTATAATACTGTTTATATACAGCATGTAAGAGAGTAgtagaataaaataaagtgttctTTCCTGGGACCACAAGCACATTTGAGAATACATTTTGGATATACTGCTATAATGGAATTTACCGAGAAGCCTGCGTGAGACAGAACTGTCAGCTGGCTTTGAGCAGAGCCACAACCACCACATTTCCCTGCTGCTCCTTCATTGGCACAGAGCCGTTGATGGTCCAGTGCGGAGGAACTTTGCAGATCCTGGTCGTTGCATTACTGTCCCTCTCCACGAACAGTGCCGAAGCCCACAGGACCGCGGGGAGAGTGGAGAGATACAGAGTCTGGAGACCCTGCATCATCCCACAGCCTCACCTACACAGGGAGCTgcgaaaaaaaagaattatggcCGTTCTCCTGATGCCCTCAACCATGTAACTCACTGAGACTGAAAATGATGAGCAAAATTAGTCACTGGTACCCATAATAAGACTCTAAACCACAAGACCGAGCAGAAACACAAACCTGCTTATCTTTGGGCCTCCTCAGTATTCGCAAAAGTGATAAACTTTCAGAAAAGTTGATTTAAGTTACCCATCAAGTCAGGACCTTCCCCCAGAGCAAATATAAAGACCCAATAGGAGAGTCGTGTCTGTGTTCCACTAGGTCCAAAATGTTTGTGGGAGTGGAGTTATCTAACCTTCAACCCTCACCAGTATTATCTTTCAGTTTGTTTCGTAATTGGGTGGTCACATGAAGATaatcaaaaatacacacaaaaaacaaattatACTTTTGAACATGATGTGCATGTAATCCGGCTCATGATAGGGTGTCTCAGCCACCGAAAAGAGAAGAGCCTATGTACGCTTTCCCAGACGTTCGCTTTTAAACTAGTAGTCATTTTGTGTTCTTAGGtagtgctaaaaaaaacaaaaaaaaaaccacacaccacGGACTCCCTCCCCCCCCGCCCATATGATAAAGTATAAAGGTCAACTGGTGTAATCAAGACAAGAAGCCCACTTTTTTGTATTTGCTAAAACTATTTTGGGGGAAAGAAAACGGTGCAGCAGACCTGGAGACCTTTAATTTTTCCACCATATGAGTGTTTTACACAGCAAAGTAGAAAACTCCCATAAACCTCTAGTGAACTGGATGTTATCGTGAGAATTAGtcgcttcatttaaaaaaaataaaccacaagGAACATGAGCTCaattttgcacagtactgtagaGCAGTTAATGTTCATCAGCAAACCACATTCTTCACTGAGCAATCCGGACGGGCAAGAGATAGGATATAAATAATTTGTTCTAAGGCACAAACCACAGTCACCAACGTGAGACCAACGTGTTAAAATAGCCCGACCAAACCCTTCCTTTAGGTGCCATTTAGAGTCTTTAAGCATCAGTCATTTAAGAGTACTTTTTAAGAATGTTTCATTAAAGAAAATCCCTTTTCATGCCATTACTCCAATAAGTTCCTCATCATGGGCTCCATTTCCCTCTGGACTGTCACACGATGTAATAATGCCCAGGCCCAGTTCTGCCAGCTCATCCTGCATGCTGGCTGTCATCATCTTCGGCTCCAGTCGATTGCACAGAGTTCTGTATGACGGCAGAGGGTACCCCAGGTCACGCAGGAACTCGTAACCCTTGACCCCCACAGCACAGCGGATCTTGCGCGCAGTGAGCACAGTGTCCTGGGACCATACGGCCCGCCGCGAGCGCTTGGCCAAAGTCAATGCACGGATTTGGTCCTCAAACAGGAACATCTGCAGTCCCTTCTCAATTTTATTGAGCTTGTGAAGACGCTTCTTCATGTCCTCCGCCTGCACCAAACAAATAagagatgtttctttttttaccccGTTACAGCCACAACACTTCAGGCATACCAAAAGAATGGCGAAATGTGCGCGACCGAGCACTGGCCTCTCTCTGCAGTCGCGcagtgtgctgctgctgctgctccagctggGCTTTGTAGTGCTGACAGAGGGAGCAAGGCCGCTCTTCCTCGGCTCTCTGCAGTCCTGCCTCATCCTCCACACCCGCTTTGGGCTGCCGTCGAGCATAGCCATGGTCCCCCACATTTGAGTCCTTCTCTACAAGAGAGAAAAGGCCATAAATACTGTATTTAAAGCCATGTGATGTTTCTATATCTAAtgcacaatataaaaaagaaaaaaataagaaaaaaaggtcaTAGCAACAATTCCAACAACGATTTGGGATTAAGATTGTAAAGATATAATTGTTTTAGTATATTGCtttatatttaatacagttGAATTCATGAACATATACACTcgatatataattttttgttcAGTGAAACCGTACCTGGTTCTGGTTTAATTGGTAAAACGACCTGAGGTGTGATGGGAGAAGGTGGGTCTGGCACGTTGAAAAGCGTGGGGATCGCGTTCGGTTTTAGTTTCTTTCCCCCTGCTGGTGATCTGGCGATTTCTTCGAACTGACTCTCTTCGAAATGGTCCTGTCAGGAGTAAAGTAATGATCAGCGTTTCTAGAGAAAGCCTAATATTTCTAACATTCCATGACGGAGGCCAAGCAATCAGCCTACTGATAAAACGTAGAGGTTTGATACGATAAATAATGATTTGATAATGGTATTAGCCTTCAGATGCAGACTTGCCTGACACAACCTGGAACAAGGAGTCGGCACAAAGTCACGGCGACAATTAATAACCCATTTTCTGCTGCGCACTGGGTCTTTTGGGAAGCGAAAAAGTTGTTTCCCAATTGTAGTGGAGTTGGAGCAGTTCGGAGCTGAACATCCgcccattttttaaaaaaccctATTGAATAGCTCGATTAGCAATATGCTAGTAAACAAATTGCGTTAGCTGACACGTAGCGAGCCAGCTAGCTAATGCTAACAGCATAAGAGCGTATTGCCAGTGACCTCTTTGCAAATCTTTACAAAAAGTTACATTTGCTCAGAGACCTGTAATTATGTATGCTAGACCACACcactaaaatgattttaaagtGGTCTAAATCATTATTTAAACTGATAGCCTATATCTAACAAATGCAATCTTGACTTAGTTTGAGCCAAAATGGCACCGTCGGCGTTGAAGGCCGACCTTGATGACGTAATCACTTGTAGTGGACTGGGAATGTGCCTGTTTGtaatagtataaaaaaaaaaacgacactgTTCCAACTAGCAATTCATTCAGAGGACCTCAAGCGCATTTTACGTTTCAGAGTTTTTGAAGGATTAAACAAATTGTTAATGTACGtcataatttaacaaaattaaaatCCACACATTGCAGAGAACCGAGTTAACTGTTGACATGTGGGGTCCGCTCCACGATGTTCACGTAGAAGCATGGCGCACAAGCAAAGCTTTTAGCACCGAATGCATTACATCTTTTCCTTTTAATCTCAGATCGTTTATAAGTCAAGCGTATCGCTTTTAAAATAGATTTGAATTGAACTTTTAGTGAACATGACGTCGTCCATGGTTATCCCGGTTGTCGATGTGCACATCAACAATTTCAAAGAACTGTGGGGAGCAATCGTGCTCGCCATGAAAACATCTTCCTTTATTGCCCTGGACACGGTGAGAATTGTTATTACTCTGCTCCCGTTACTGTTCTTCttcaaatctaaaaaaaatataatactgATTCTGAGTGCACgtttgtttctctctttttaggAACTTAGCGGATTAGGGTCGAGAAAAGCTCTCCTGGCCGAGTAAGTAGAATGACAGTTgattaaagtaaagtatttaaCTTTCTTCTTTAACCATAAAAGTGATACAAGTCATAATGTGCCACTGTTGTGCCTTTATAGAACCGCTTGACCTAAATATATATTGCACAACCACCCTGTCAGAGATTTTATCAGTTTTCCTTCCTTTCAGATCCATAGAAGATAGATATAAAGCGATTTGTCATGCAGCTCGCTCACGCTCCATCCTCTCTTTAGGCATAGCTTGTTACAAGAAACTGGAGAATAAAGTAAGGTTAGCTTGTCGTTCATGCATTATGTGGAATCCAAAACAGTTGCACAACCCCAAGAGCTAAAGGTGCAATGTGAACTCTCTGCAGGTTGAACAGACATACTTAGTGCAGGTCTATAACCTGACCCTGTTGTGCTCAGAAGAGTATGTTATTGAACCACAGTCTGTGCAGTTCCTGGTACAG includes the following:
- the selenop2 gene encoding selenoprotein Pb, with translation MMQGLQTLYLSTLPAVLWASALFVERDSNATTRICKVPPHWTINGSVPMKEQQGNVVVVALLKASUQFCLTQASRLGSLRDKLARRRVTDVSFLIVNEQEALSRAMYWELKRRTAAAIPVYQQSPMQEDVWEALEGDKDDFLVYDRCGRLTFHIVLPYSYLHFPYVEAAILATYFKDICGNCSLYANNTIPLHFKYGQHNATLQEALGGNVTNSTESTAESSMKNATASKISTDAQPHNKKEEAGDATHTHHMPHDVHVHQSVSKVKTDIHRHTQK
- the LOC114788376 gene encoding THAP domain-containing protein 1 — translated: MGGCSAPNCSNSTTIGKQLFRFPKDPVRSRKWVINCRRDFVPTPCSRLCQDHFEESQFEEIARSPAGGKKLKPNAIPTLFNVPDPPSPITPQVVLPIKPEPEKDSNVGDHGYARRQPKAGVEDEAGLQRAEEERPCSLCQHYKAQLEQQQQHTARLQREAEDMKKRLHKLNKIEKGLQMFLFEDQIRALTLAKRSRRAVWSQDTVLTARKIRCAVGVKGYEFLRDLGYPLPSYRTLCNRLEPKMMTASMQDELAELGLGIITSCDSPEGNGAHDEELIGVMA